From a single Arachis hypogaea cultivar Tifrunner chromosome 3, arahy.Tifrunner.gnm2.J5K5, whole genome shotgun sequence genomic region:
- the LOC112790192 gene encoding uncharacterized protein, whose protein sequence is MEIEGSQAVVANKVWNIVRVLFFMLRKGIAKSKLVMEFHSILKRGKLAGKALLNTLIFNHHHHHLTCRSHDTHLSFISPRLTTDYEFSCSNSPAVKVNRLRSTIKRTKHHSKYDDVSTLTAVQKVLDMLNNTDPNKVDASPLVTLPGFGKSPIGKQLRVTDSPFPLKDEGDNGQVDMAAEEFIRRFYKELNMQKKLALESPNYHNYYSTWDR, encoded by the coding sequence ATGGAAATAGAGGGAAGCCAAGCGGTGGTGGCAAACAAGGTATGGAACATAGTAAGAGTATTATTCTTCATGTTGAGAAAGGGAATAGCGAAGAGCAAACTGGTCATGGAGTTCCATTCCATTCTGAAACGAGGCAAACTCGCCGGTAAGGCTTTGCTCAACACCCTCATCTTcaaccaccatcaccaccacctcaCGTGCCGCTCACACGACACACACCTCTCCTTCATCTCTCCCCGCCTCACCACCGACTACGAGTTCAGCTGCAGCAACAGCCCCGCCGTCAAAGTCAACCGTTTACGCTCCACCATCAAACGCACCAAACACCACTCCAAATACGACGACGTTTCAACCCTCACCGCCGTTCAGAAAGTCCTTGACATGTTGAATAACACTGATCCAAACAAGGTTGACGCTTCGCCTCTCGTCACATTGCCAGGGTTCGGTAAGAGCCCTATTGGGAAACAGTTGAGGGTTACCGATTCACCCTTCCCTCTCAAGGACGAAGGTGATAACGGCCAAGTTGACATGGCTGCCGAGGAATTCATCAGGAGGTTTTACAAGGAACTCAACATGCAGAAAAAACTCGCTCTTGAGTCTCCTAATTACCATAACTACTACTCTACTTGGGACAGATAG